The Xenopus tropicalis strain Nigerian chromosome 2, UCB_Xtro_10.0, whole genome shotgun sequence genome window below encodes:
- the inpp5k gene encoding inositol polyphosphate 5-phosphatase K — protein MDILAPLGYVKLSSIRLQGLLLLTFVKHQHIPFIQDIRTNYIRTGLFGYWGNKGGVIVRMSVYGHMVCFMNCHLPAHMENTNQRLDDFERMLDTQQFDDDNTGNILDHDLVFCFGDLNFRITDFGIHFIREAINSNKYNLLWEKDQLNIAKKKEPFLQGFLEGPLKFKPTYKFDQNSDVYDTSSKKRKPAWTDRILWKLKDVSDSDPGETTGLDFEQFLKVRLDKYTSHMSYGISDHKPVTGTFTLQLKPLILSPSVTLKPEGEWNADHDSLISYSVAKDFPSSTWDWIGLYRVGFRHTNDYVTYAWVKDDEISFSEDCNQVYINADDIPLDGGEFLLCYHCHNLQCLAGISQPFQIRPGRNLHLKEDAQENRDSPFKPENPMGPDF, from the exons ATGGATATTTTAGCTCCCCTCGGCTATGTCAAG CTCTCCTCTATCCGACTGCAGGGCCTCCTTCTCCTGACCTTTgtaaagcatcaacatattcccTTCATACAGGACATTCGTACCAATTACATTCGCACTGGCTTGTTTGGCTACTGG GGAAACAAAGGGGGCGTTATAGTCCGTATGTCGGTGTATGGGCACATGGTTTGCTTCATGAACTGCCATTTGCCAGCACACATGGAAAACACCAACCAGAGGCTCGATGATTTTGAAAGGATGCTGGACACTCAGCAATTTGATGACGATAATACTGGAAATATTCTAGACCATGA TCTCGTGTTTTGCTTTGGAGACCTAAACTTCCGGATTACAGACTTTGGGATCCACTTTATTAGAGAAGCGataaacagtaataaatacaaCCTGCTGTGGGAGAAAGACCAG TTAAATATTGCTAAGAAGAAAGAACCTTTCCTGCAAGGATTTCTGGAAGGACCACTAAAGTTTAAACCCACGTATAAGTTTGACCAGAATTCTGATGTATATGATACCAG CAGCAAGAAACGTAAACCTGCATGGACAGATCGCATTCTTTGGAAGTTGAAGGATGTTTCGGACAGTGATCCTGGTGAAACAACCGGTTTGGACTTTGAACAGTTTTTAAAAGTCCGTTTGGATAAATACACAAGTCACATGAGTTATGGGATCAGTGACCACAAACCAGTAACTGGGACCTTCACCCTGCAG TTGAAGCCCCTCATTCTTTCACCTTCTGTTACACTGAAACCCGAAGGAGAATGGAACGCAGACCATGATTCCTTAATAAGCTATTCTGTGGCAAAAGACTTTCCCAGCAGCACCTGGGATTGGATTGGACTTTATAGG GTTGGCTTTAGACATACAAATGATTATGTCACTTACGCTTGGGTTAAAGATGATGAAATTTCCTTTAGTGAAGACTGTAATCAG GTATACATTAATGCAGATGATATTCCACTTGATGGAGGAGAATTTCTTCTTTGTTATCACTGTCATAATTTGCAGTGTTTAGCAGGCATTAGTCAGCCCTTCCAG ATTCGGCCTGGGCGAAACTTACACCTGAAGGAAGATGCACAAGAAAACAGAGACAGCCCTTTCAAGCCTGAAAATCCAATGGGTCCAGACTTTTAG